One part of the Prionailurus bengalensis isolate Pbe53 chromosome B2, Fcat_Pben_1.1_paternal_pri, whole genome shotgun sequence genome encodes these proteins:
- the VPS52 gene encoding vacuolar protein sorting-associated protein 52 homolog has protein sequence MAAAATMAAAARELMLRAGASDMEEEEGPLGGGPGLQEPLQLGELDISSDEFILDEVDVHIQANLEDELVKEALKTGVDLRHYSKQVELELQQIEQKSIRDYIQESENIASLHNQITACDAVLERMEQMLGAFQSDLSSISSEIRTLQEQSGAMNIRLRNRQAVRGKLGELVDGLIVPSALITAILEAPVTEPRFLEQLQELDAKAAAVREQEARGTAACADVRGILDRLRVKAVTKIREFILQKIYSFRKPMTNYQIPQTALLKYRFFYQFLLGNERATAKEIRDEYVETLSKIYLSYYRSYLGRLMKVQYEEVAEKDDLMGVEDTAKKGFFSKPSLRSRNTIFTLGTRGSVISPTELEAPILVPHTAQRGEQRYPFEALFRSQHYALLDNSCREYLFICEFFVVSGSAAHELFNAVMGRTLSMTLKHLESYLTDCYDAIAVFLCIHIVLRFRNIAAKRDVPALDRYWEQVLALLWPRFELILEMNVQSVRSTDPQRLGGLDTRPHYITRRYAEFSSALVSINQTIPNERTMQLLGQLQVEVENFVLRVAAEFSSRKEQLVFLINNYDMMLGVLMERAADDSKEVESFQQLLNARTQEFIEELLSPPFGGLVAFVKEAEALIERGQAERLRGEEARVTQLIRGFGSSWKSSVESLSQDVMRSFTNFRNGTSIIQGALTQLIQLYHRFHRVLSQPQLRALPARAELINIHHLMVELKKHKPNF, from the exons ATGGCCGCTGCTGCGACCATGGCGGCAGCTGCCCGAGAGCTGATGTTGCGGGCTGGGGCCTCAGatatggaggaggaggagggcccgCTG GGGGGTGGTCCTGGTCTTCAGGAGCCATTGCAACTTGGAGAGTTGGACATCTCCTCTGATGAATTCATCCTGGATGAAGTGGATG TTCACATTCAGGCAAATCTGGAGGATGAATTAGTAAAGGAAGCTCTTAAAACG GGCGTGGATCTCCGACACTATTCAAAGCAGGTTGAGCTGGAGCTACAGCAGATTGAGCAGAAGTCCATTCGGGATT ATATCCAAGAGAGTGAGAACATAGCATCTCTGCACAACCAGATTACAGCCTGCGATGCTGTTCTTGAG cGCATGGAGCAGATGTTGGGAGCTTTTCAGAGTGACCTCAGCTCTATCAGCTCTGAGATCCGGACACTGCAGGAACAGTCAGGAGCCATGAACATTCGGCTTCGAAACCGCCAGGCAGTTCGGGGGAAACTTGGGGAACTTGTCGATGGTCTGATAGTGCCCTCTGCTCTGATCAC GGCAATTCTGGAGGCCCCAGTGACAGAGCCCAGGTTCCTGGAACAGCTACAGGAACTGGATGCCAAGGCAGCTGCAGTCCGAGAGCAGGAGGCTAGAGGCACAGCGGCCTGTGCAGATGTCAGAGGCATACTCGACCGGCTCCGGGTCAAG GCAGTGACGAAGATCCGAGAATTCATCCTGCAGAAGATTTATTCCTTCAGAAAACCAATGACCAACTATCAGATCCCCCAGACGGCACTGCTGAAATACAG GTTCTTCTATCAGTTTCTACTGGGCAATGAACGAGCAACAGCAAAGGAGATCAGGGATGAATATGTGGAAACACTGAGCAAGATCTACCTGTCTTATTATCGCTCTTACCTGGGGCGGCTCATGAAGGTGCAG taCGAGGAAGTGGCTGAGAAGGATGATCTAATGGGCGTGGAAGACACAGCAAAGAAAG GATTCTTCTCGAAGCCTTCCCTCCGCAGCAGGAACACCATCTTCACCCTGGGGACTCGTGGCTCTGTCATCTCCCCCACTGAACTGGAGGCCCCCATCCTGGTGCCCCACACTGCACAGCGGGGAGAACAGAGG TATCCCTTCGAGGCCCTCTTCCGCAGCCAGCACTACGCCCTCCTAGACAATTCCTGCCGTGAATATCTTTTCATCTGTGAATTCTTTGTTGTGTCTGGCTCGGCTGCGCACGAGCTCTTCAATGCTGTCATGGGCCGTACACTCAGCATGACCCTG AAACACCTGGAGTCCTATCTCACTGACTGCTACGATGCCAttgctgtttttctctgtatccaCATTGTTCTCCGATTCCGCAACATTGCAGCGAAGAGGGATGTTCCTGCCCTGGACAG GTACTGGGAGCAGGTGCTTGCCTTGCTCTGGCCACGGTTTGAGCTGATCCTGGAGATGAACGTCCAGAGTGTCCGAAGCACTGACCCTCAGCGCCTTGGGGGGCTGGATACTCGGCCCCACTAT ATCACACGCCGATATGCAGAATTCTCCTCTGCTCTTGTCAGCATCAATCAGACAATTCCCAACGAGCGGACGATGCAGCTGCTGGGACAGCTACAG GTGGAAGTGGAGAATTTTGTCCTGCGGGTGGCAGCTGAGTTCTCCTCAAGGAAGGAGCAGCTGGTGTTCCTGATCAACAACTACGACATGATGCTGGGTGTGCTGATG GAGCGGGCTGCAGATGACAGCAAAGAGGTTGAGAGTTTCCAGCAGCTGCTCAATGCTCGGACGCAG GAATTCATTGAAGAGTTGCTGTCTCCCCCTTTTGGAGGTCTGGTGGCATTTGTGAAGGAAGCGGAGGCTTTGATTGAGCGTGGACAGGCTGAGCGGCTTCGAGGGGAAGAAG CCCGGGTTACTCAGCTGATCCGTGGCTTTGGTAGTTCCTGGAAATCATCAGTGGAGTCTCTGAGTCAGGATGTAATGCGGAGTTTCACCAACTTCAGAAATGGGACCAGTATCATCCAG GGAGCTTTGACCCAGCTGATCCAGCTCTATCATCGGTTCCACCGTGTGCTCTCTCAGCCCCAGCTCCGAGCTCTCCCTGCCAGGGCTGAGCTCATCAATATTCATCATCTAATGGTGGAGCTCAAGAAGCACAAGCCCAACTTCTGA
- the RPS18 gene encoding 40S ribosomal protein S18 isoform X2 encodes MSLVIPEKFQHILRVLNTNIDGRRKIAFAITAIKGVGRRYAHVVLRKADIDLTKRAGELTEDEVERVITIMQNPRQYKIPDWFLNRQKDVKDGKYSQVLANGLDNKLREDLERLKKIRAHRGLRHFWGLRVRGQHTKTTGRRGRTVGVSKKK; translated from the exons ATG TCTCTAGTAATCCCTGAGAAGTTCCAGCACATTTTGCGAGTACTCAACACCAATATCGATGGGCGGCGGAAGATAGCCTTTGCCATCACTGCAATTAAG GGTGTAGGGCGAAGATATGCTCATGTGGTGTTGAGGAAAGCAGACATCGATCTCACCAAGAGGGCAGGAGAGCTCACTGAGGATGAG GTAGAACGTGTGATCACCATTATGCAGAATCCACGCCAGTATAAGATCCCAGACTGGTTTTTGAACAGACAAAAGGATGTGAAGGATGGAAAATACAGCCAG GTCCTGGCCAATGGTCTGGATAACAAACTCCGTGAAGACCTGGAACGACTGAAGAAGATTCGGGCCCACAGAGGGCTGCGCCACTTCTGGGG ACTTCGTGTCCGAGGCCAGCACACCAAGACCACAGGCCGCAGGGGCCGCACCGTGGGTGTgtccaagaagaaataa
- the B3GALT4 gene encoding beta-1,3-galactosyltransferase 4: MPLSLFRRLLLAALMLVIIWTLFGPSGIGEELLSLSLASLLPAPASPGPPLALPRLLIPNEEACGGPGAPPFLLILVCTAPENLNQRDAIRASWGGLREARGLRVQTLFLLGEPSLRHPTRESHEIDLAREAATRGDILQAAFRDSYRNLTLKTLIGLSWAYKHCSMARYILKTDDDVFVNVPELVSELVRRGGRWEQWEKSMEPPRENKFEDEEWEERSIFRGQPMPLLYLGRVHWRVHPSRTPGSKHQVSEEQWPPTWGPFPPYASGTGYVLSASAVQLILKVASRAPPLPLEDVFVGVSARRGGLTPTHCVKLAGATHYPLDRCCYGKFLLTSHRLDPWKMQEAWKLVGGSEGEKTAPFCSWLQGVLGILRCRVIAWLHS, translated from the coding sequence ATGCCCCTCAGCCTCTTCCGGCGCCTTCTCCTTGCTGCCCTGATGCTGGTGATTATTTGGACCCTTTTCGGGCCCTCAGGCATCGGGGAGGAGCTGCTGAGCCTctcactggcctccctgctcccGGCGCCGGCGTCCCCAGGGccgcccctggccctgccccgcCTCCTGATCCCCAATGAGGAGGCATGTGGGGGTCCCGGCGCCCCACCCTTCCTGCTCATACTGGTGTGCACGGCCCCAGAGAACTTGAACCAAAGAGACGCCATTCGGGCTTCGTGGGGCGGGCTGCGCGAAGCCCGAGGGCTCAGGGTGCAGACACTCTTTCTGCTGGGAGAGCCAAGTTTGCGACATCCCACCAGGGAATCCCACGAGATCGACCTGGCACGAGAGGCAGCGACTCGGGGAGACATCTTGCAGGCGGCTTTCCGGGACTCTTACCGGAACCTTACTCTCAAGACTCTCATCGGGCTGAGTTGGGCATACAAACATTGCTCCATGGCCCGCTACATCCTCAAGACGGATGATGACGTGTTTGTCAACGTCCCTGAACTGGTATCGGAGCTGGTTCGGCGAGGGGGCCGTTGGGAACAATGGGAGAAAAGCATGGAGCCTCCAAGAGAGAATAAGTTTGAAGATGAAGAGTGGGAAGAAAGGTCCATCTTCAGGGGCCAGCCAATGCCTCTTTTGTACCTGGGCCGTGTGCACTGGCGGGTGCACCCCTCTCGGACACCAGGGAGCAAACACCAGGTATCAGAGGAGCAGTGGCCTCCCACCTGGGGCCCCTTTCCACCCTATGCCTCTGGCACAGGGTATGTGCTGTCAGCTTCTGCCGTGCAGCTCATCCTGAAAGTGGCCAGCCGGGCACCCCCTCTACCACTGGAAGATGTCTTTGTGGGGGTAAGTGCCCGACGAGGAGGCCTCACCCCAACCCATTGTGTCAAGCTGGCTGGAGCCACCCACTACCCCCTGGACCGGTGCTGCTATGGGAAATTCCTGCTGACATCCCACAGGTTGGACCCCTGGAAGATGCAGGAGGCCTGGAAGCTAgtgggaggctctgagggagaaaagACTGCACCCTTCTGCTCCTGGCTCCAGGGAGTCTTGGGCATCCTGCGGTGTCGGGTAATAGCCTGGCTTCACAGCTGA